The window ATTCCTGGCATTGGCGCTCGGGACAAGCGCCAGCCTGCTCGGGGGGTGCGGGGCCGCGCGAGCGCAGGCGAGCGGAGCGGCATCACAGCCGACCGGAGCGACAGCACAGGCCGGCGCAAGCGGTGCGGCCTCCCAGGCCGGCGCGACAGGTGGAGCTATCGTCGGGCCGCGGGCGCGCCCCGCCACGACCCCGGCCGTGCGGGGCGCACCATCGGGCCAGGCGGTCAATCGCTCGGTCCAGACGCTCAGGGTGGGCGAGGTCGAGCGGCGTTACATCCGCTACGAGCCGGGCGGCCTCGATCCGTCAGCACCGGCCCCGCTGCTCGTCGCGCTGCACGGGCGGGGCGGCAATGGCCGTGTCTCCGAGCTGATGTTCCGCTTCAACGAGCTGGCTGACCAGCACCGGTTCGTCGTGGCCTACCCGGACGCGCTGGGCAACCCACCCACCTGGAACGAGGGGTTCGTCGGACTGCCCGGCGGCCCCTACCGGCCGGACGACATCGGCTTCATCCGCGCGCTGGTCGACCGCGAGGGGCGTGCTCGCTTCCTGGACGCCCGCCGCCTGTTCGTCTGCGGCCACTCCAGCGGCGCGCTGATGACCTACCGGCTCGCGGCCGAAGCCGCCGACCTCTTCGCCGCGGCCGGGGCCGTCGCCGGCTCGGCCGGGTACACCAGGCCGAGCGGCCAGACCCAGACCGTTCAGCAGCCCAGCCGCCCGATCTCGATCGTCCACGTGCACGGCACGGCTGATCCGCTGGTCCCCTACAACGGCGGGGATGGCAACGCCAATCGGAATGGCGACTTCATCTCCGTTGCCGACACCATCAGTTTCTGGGTCAAAGCGAACCGCTGCACGCCGACGCCCACCACCGAGACGACTGGCCCCGTCCGCCGTGACACCTACGGCGGCGGCGCAGACGGCGCCGAAGTCACCCTCTGGACGCTTGACGGCGGCGGCCACGAGTGGCCTCGTACCACGGCTGCCGTGCGCCGGAACATCCCGACCAGCAGCATGTCGGCCAGCGAGGAGATCTGGGCATTCTTCGCGGCGCACGGCCGGACGGCCTGACGGTGACATCGCCGCGAGGGGCCTCGTGTGCCCCCCAGGCGGTCAAGAGACCGGCGCGAGCGGCTTCGTCGGGCGGGGCTCGGGCGTGTCCTGGCCCGATGTTGGGGCGGCCTCGTCGGGCGCCGGCCCGGCCTGGTGGCTGCCTGACGCTGGCGGGCCATCGCTCAGGGGCAGCACAAACGCAAACGTCGCGCCCTGCCCCTCGCCCTCCGATTCTGCCATCATCCGGCCGCCCATCATCTCCACCAGCGCCCGTGCGATCGTCAGCCCAACCCCGGCCCCGCCCATCGCCCGCGAGCGGGACTTGTCCACCCGGTAGAACCGCTCGAAGACGCGCGGCAGATGCTCCGGGGCGATGCCGATCCCGCTGTCCGTCACCGTGAAACGCACGGCATCCGGCTCGGCCGCGACGCGCACCACGATCTGCCTCGGCGGCGGCGTGTAGCGCAGCGCGTTGGTGAGCAGGTTCGTCAGCACCTGGATCGCCCGCTCGCGGTCCGCCGAGACGAGCGGCAGAGACGGTGGCGTCTCGACGGTGACGGTCAGGCCCAGGGCGGCGGCGTCGCCTTCGACGCGCTCGACGGCCGGCCGCACGATCTCGGCGGGGGCCGTGGGCCGCACGACGACTGGCAACTGATGCGCCTCAGCTCGTGACAGCTCGTGCAGGTCTTCGACCAGCCGCCGCAACCGGCCAGCCTCGTCGTGCAGCTTCGCCCAGACCCGGTCAGACGGCGCGATCACGCCGTCGAGCAGCCCTTCGAGATACCCTTCGAGCGTGGCAATCGGCGTCCGCATCTCGTGAGCCACATCCCCGATCAGCTCCTGCCGCCGCCGCTCAGCATCCTCGACCGCCGTCGCCATCGCGTTGAAGCTGGCGGCAAGCTGGCGGGTCTCGGTCGCGCCCTCCACGGGGACGCGCTCGTCATAGTGCCCGTCCGCCAGTCGATGGCTCGCGCCGGCCAGCCGGTGAATCGGGCGGGCGATCCCGCGCGAGACGAAGACGCTGACGACAACCGCCGTGGCGAGCGCCGCACTGCCGGCCACCAGCAGCGAGTCGGCAATCGAGGCGAGGTAGCTCTCGGTGACGCGCCGCTCCAGCTCGGCAGACATCACGCCGAGCGGCCCCATGCCGGGCGGCTGCTGCGGCCGAGCGAGCTGGCCGCCGGCCCCCGACCCGGAGCCGGCCCCGGCGTTCGGCCCGAGCGCCGGGCCGCGCCGCGCGTTGGCGATCATGTTGCGCTCGAAGATGCGGGGCGCGGCCACCGTCGCCGCCAGGTAGAGCGTCGTCAGGCCAACGGCGATCACCAGCAGGTGCGCCAGGAGCAGGCGCGCATGCAGGCCGCGAAACGCCCGTCGCAGCGCGTTCACGGCGCGCCCTCCGCCAGCCGATACCCGACGCCTCGGACCGTCTGGACCCAGCGGGGGCGCTGCGGATCGTCCTCCAGCT is drawn from Chloroflexota bacterium and contains these coding sequences:
- a CDS encoding HAMP domain-containing histidine kinase gives rise to the protein MRRAFRGLHARLLLAHLLVIAVGLTTLYLAATVAAPRIFERNMIANARRGPALGPNAGAGSGSGAGGQLARPQQPPGMGPLGVMSAELERRVTESYLASIADSLLVAGSAALATAVVVSVFVSRGIARPIHRLAGASHRLADGHYDERVPVEGATETRQLAASFNAMATAVEDAERRRQELIGDVAHEMRTPIATLEGYLEGLLDGVIAPSDRVWAKLHDEAGRLRRLVEDLHELSRAEAHQLPVVVRPTAPAEIVRPAVERVEGDAAALGLTVTVETPPSLPLVSADRERAIQVLTNLLTNALRYTPPPRQIVVRVAAEPDAVRFTVTDSGIGIAPEHLPRVFERFYRVDKSRSRAMGGAGVGLTIARALVEMMGGRMMAESEGEGQGATFAFVLPLSDGPPASGSHQAGPAPDEAAPTSGQDTPEPRPTKPLAPVS